The genomic stretch AATGTAGTTGGGCGTCAAGGTGAGTGAAACACAAGTTTCCTCTTTTCTGCCATTAGTTGAGAATTCCCGTCAAGTGCTTAATTGCAACTGATTTTCTCAATAAATGTTTAGACTTTGTTCAAAACTTGAGTACCACTCACTAAGACATTGCTATTAGTTCAATCTTTTGACAAACAGCACTCATGAGCCATGCTTGCATGAACTCAAAAAATGTCATTTATTGCTAGCAAACAATAAATCACCAAAATCCTACTACTAAAAGCCCCCAGCTGCAGACGTTTTTATTCTTGAATTCATTCTTGTTTGTACTCTAGACACCAGACAGCATTGATCTTCAAAATTGACCGAATAAGCATTCTCTAGAGAATCATAGATCAACTCAAGACCATTTCTTCGCAATGCGCTCTAGTAACCTGCATTTATCCTCCTCGCTTATATGCGGATCAAGGTTGCAAAGGTTTTGAGCAAAACTGTTTGCCTCATCTCGCAAATTAAGCTTACAGTACCAATCAACTATGGCGTTGTAAGTCTTTTGGTTTGGCTTACATCCCTGCTTCATCATCTGCCGAACCACATCAATAGCCTCTGCAAACATTGAATTGGCGGCGTAAGTTGCTACAAATGTGTTGTATGTTACAGCATCGGGAACAGGCGCAGGGTCTTTCATTTCTCTAAATATCCTTTTCGCCTCCACCATCCTGCCATTTCTGCAGTATGCATAAATGACAGTATTGTATGAGACTATATCAGGCTTGATACCCTTCTCCACAATTTCCCTCAAGATCTTCTCagatttttggaagtcttcagaGCGGCTATACATGTACATCAAGCTATTATACATAGACAGACTCAGAGTAAGTCCACTCTCATACATAAAGTTCAAAATCTCTTTGGTTTTGTCTTCCATCTTCTTCCTCCCATATATTGAAAGCATCGCATTAAGAGTAGTCATGTCAGGTGAAATCGCTCGGCTTCTCAGCTCGAAAAAGGCACGTTCTGTTTCTTCTAGGAGATCAATCTTGCTGTTTACTAGAACAAGAGTCTTCAAAAGAACAGCATGTGGTTTAATTGTGCCAGAGTATATCTTCTCTGCAAGAGCATTCATCCTTTCAATCTCCTTAGCATTGGCATAGGCATGAAGCAGAGAAGAGTATGTTACCTCATTAGGTTTACATTGACCATCCTTCATTTCGGCAAGAACTTTCTCCGATTTTTCCCAAAGCCCTCCTCGGGCCAATGCTGCTAAAACAGCATTATAGGTAGAAAGATCAGGAGTCACTCCAGCTTCTAGCGTTCTCTGATAAATAGCCATAGCTTGGTCAAAGGAACCACACCTGCTGTATGCACTTATTAGCGTGTTAAAGGTTTCCCTCTCCGGCACAAACCCTGCTCTCTTCATTTCTTTAAATACTCCTGATACTTCAGAGTCCAATCCATTTTGTCCAAATATAGCCAAAAGCGTATTCCAAGTAACTATGTCAGGGGAATAATTGCATACTCTGATCTCCTTAAAAACTTTCTCCATTTCTGCAAACTTTCCTCGGTCACCATACATCTTAATAAGGGCATTGAAGGTACATATATTAGGCTTGCAACCAGCAGCTCTCATTTCTTCAAAAACTTCCATTGCTAGCTCATCTTTTTTAGCCTTCACAAATGCTGACAAAAGGGTGGTATAGGTGTAAACATCAGGTTTGATCCCTTTCTCCACCATTTGGGTTTTAAGTTCCAATGCTTCCTCCAACAAACCAACTCTGGCGTATGCCGATATCAACGAAGTGTAGGTCACTATGTCAGGAGGAAAGCCATCACTTTCCATCTGTCTCAGAACATCCATGGCTTCCTTGGGCCGCCTGGACTTGCCATAAACATCCAACAACGCATTGTAAGTAACCATGTCAGGCATAAATCCAGCTAACTTAATCTCATTAAAAATCTCAAGAGCTTCCTCATACAAAGACCCCGGGCGACAACAACTTATGAGGGTATTATAAGTGCACAAATCCGGGACAAAACCACAGGCTTTCATGCTCTCAACAAGATCAATAATCTTAGTCCAAGGCATGCCCATCTTCCCATAAACATTCAAAACAGCATTATACGTAATTAAATTAGGCTCACACCCCATTTGTTCCATCTTCTTAAAAAGATTCAAGGCCTCCCTATACCTCTTACTATTAGCATAAGCAATTATCAAAGAAGTATAAGTATGAGCATCGACCTTAACACCATCGTTTTCAAGCTTGTTTAGCAACGAAGCCGCAGAAGAGACCCGACCCGCTTTACCGAGAATGTTGACAATCCCAGCAACAAGAAAGGAACCATTTAAAAGCGAAACGCAATCGTGCCTGCTATGAACCCAGTCAAACACACTCAATGCAAGCCCAAATTCGCtgtaaaaccctaaacccttgATTATGCCCAAAATGTCCGAAGCCAAGGAGTCCCTACTGGGTTGTTGGAGTAAAGGGTGCAGAATTTGGGGTAAGCGAGTGGAATCGAAAGAAGGGTGAATCAAAGTTTCGAGAATTCGATGAGCCAGAGGGGAAAGGCGATGAGTTGAAGAAGGATTGCGGCGGTTGGAGAGGGGAACGGTGTGGTGTTCAGGAGGTGGAGAATGAGTCAGGTGCAGGTGCGGAGGAGTAGAATTCGGCGTAAAAAAGAGGTCTTGGAGGAGAGGAGTTATCGGGGTGTGAGAGGGGGAGGGTGACGGTGAAGAGGAGTATGAGGATGAGATCAGAGGGATAGTGAGCTTCTCTGCCATTGGAATGGAAGATGTTAGCACTTACCAGCTTCCAGGACAAAGTTGTGCACTCTCAACTACTTTCATGGACTAAATCCCTATTTTGGACTTGATATTCATGCAATTACCTATTTAggtctttaaaatttaaaattatttatatcaatcTTTTAAATTTAAGCTGCGTTTATTTAAAGAGATAGGATATTGAGACAAGATTACAAAAACACAAAATCGTATTTGACAGAAAAAGACAATATATTCAGAGATACTGAATTAatgtattttgtgtccatcaTGACAAGAAAGACACATAGATACTAATAAGggatacaatttattttttattttttctttcattattcttgttaatttttcataattatatttttattattatatttttcatctcaaatttttaaatgaaaaaaatgagaataaattggattttcataatttgttctagtttatcgccaaacagaatacaaaaacacaaaattttctATCTCTTTCCACCATCAGTGTCTTGTCCTGTCATGTTGTCGAAAACAAACGCAACCTTAAGTCTTATTAATATGGTCCCTCAACTTTTTCTGTCGATGACTAGATAAACAGAATGCTGAAATGAAACTCTCTCTGCTATGATGCGTAAACGACGTTGTTTACTCTTGGCACCCAAACAAGTCAGAAACGTCACTTTGTAAACGAAAGGAGAAAAAATGATAGAGACCCAAAATCaagtattcttcttcttctctaccTCAACTATTCTTCATTTCTGACTTGTTTGGACACCAAAGGTAAACGATGTCATTTACTCGTATCATCTAGCGTGACAGGAAAGGTGTCATCTCAACACTCCGTTTGCTAAATTATCGGCGGAACGAGTCGAGAGACCATATTGGTGCCCGAACTTGAATCTGAAGGACTAATATAagtaattttgaatttcaaggACCAAATTGAATAATCGTGTGAATCTTAGGGACCAAATTGCAGATTTAGTCTACTTTCATCACTGAAATATTTGGTAACCAaagaaaattaactaaaaattgTCTTAACTTGTCTTATTTagcatttattaattattacgataattaataaatgttaaataaagtaaattctgacttttttttctctctttagcattaccaaaagaaaaatatatgtCTCTTTTCCCATATCTTTTCTACATAAATTGACATATATGTTTTTTAAAAGGGTAAATCATCAAATTTGCCGCTCTAAGATTATTTGTTCtctaaattaattttcaaaagattttttaattaaatttgtccttcaaaaattataaattaatcgtATTAGTCTTTCTGTCATTTGCTTTGTTGATGGCGCTAAAATTTGTTAAAGTGACACGTTAAGTGATACCATACCACACATAGGAGTCTTAATTGACTATAGCAGAAtaagtttatgaaattagatcaaatcaaaaCTTAATTGAGGACTTGAAGCGTTGAAATTTCTCAATTTAGAGTTGATTTGATCTATTTTATAAACTTATCATGTTAACAGCCAATTATGACTACTATGTGTGTTATGGTGTTACTTAATGTATCACATCAATAAATTTTGACGTAGTTAACAACGGAAGTGACGAAATGACTAAAATGactaacttaaaatttttgatgacgaatttaattaaaagaatttttcgAAGACTAATTTAGAGGATGAGTGGTCTTTTGAAGACTAATCTGActatttacttttaaaaaaaaatatttacttatgCAATGATAAAATTGACATATATCTCGTTTATATTATGGGTAAATTACCAAAATTATACTCGAATAATTTTTTTCCTAACAAAATTACACCTAAAttttgttattgacaaaaataccctaaaataattttaaaacgtgacataaatatttaatattaaatatgtaaTTCTCAAAAAATAATTTGGACCTTGAATTTTGATGCGCAAGCATGATTGAAAAattgagatatttttatttttaaaatttgctaactatatttttttgtaatgtcttaaaagtattattagttattgacaaaaaaagcacaaaaaaaatatatacttagcaaaaaatcataaaattttaaggataaaaatatcttatttttctaattatacTTACAAAAAATcgaatcaaaattcaatctctaatgtattttttgagaatacatatttaatgttgcgcatttttgtcaataacaaaaTTTGATTACATTTTTGTCGCCAACAAAATTATTTGAgtacattttttttgttttttaccCTTATATTAACTAGATAAAATCATACTTGCAAAACcattaaaatcaatttaaaagataaaattaatataatttattacaatttaaataatattaaattgatttttatttaattcaattcaattttacTCAActgattaaaatattatattatatcaatttgaatttattgattagatttaattcaaactattattatttagattaaattattttttattattcaatttttttcaaacaacTAATCATGTAATGTTGAAAATAACTCATTTTTAGACATATGAAtacatcaaaatcaattttttaaaatattataatatttttttctcatttaaatatttaaaaataatttaaaaaataaatcaaaactcTCAATTATTCCTCCAtctaaaaatagtaaaataaaaacttattaaattatttaacaactCTTAACTATTACCTTCATgacatttaaaattaattataccTGAGTTATTAATTtcatgaaatttgaaattaattatACCTTTATCCAATGACTAATAACAGGGATTTGCTCATAGCATAAACAAGTAGCGGTTGACATAACTTTCTTGATATATGAATGTCGAAGCAGGGATCCCAAATCCCAAACCCCTTCCCCAAATTCAAGAAGGGAAACAAAGTCTAAAAGCAAAACTGCAATTCCTCAAATTTTTGCGTCCTTAATCCTAAATCAAAGCAATGTGTCAAGGTCTAAAAATTTTACATTCTAAATCTCACTGTAATGCTCCCAGAGATGActgaagaaaaaaaacaaa from Arachis stenosperma cultivar V10309 chromosome 9, arast.V10309.gnm1.PFL2, whole genome shotgun sequence encodes the following:
- the LOC130948037 gene encoding pentatricopeptide repeat-containing protein At5g02860-like — its product is MAEKLTIPLISSSYSSSPSPSPSHTPITPLLQDLFFTPNSTPPHLHLTHSPPPEHHTVPLSNRRNPSSTHRLSPLAHRILETLIHPSFDSTRLPQILHPLLQQPSRDSLASDILGIIKGLGFYSEFGLALSVFDWVHSRHDCVSLLNGSFLVAGIVNILGKAGRVSSAASLLNKLENDGVKVDAHTYTSLIIAYANSKRYREALNLFKKMEQMGCEPNLITYNAVLNVYGKMGMPWTKIIDLVESMKACGFVPDLCTYNTLISCCRPGSLYEEALEIFNEIKLAGFMPDMVTYNALLDVYGKSRRPKEAMDVLRQMESDGFPPDIVTYTSLISAYARVGLLEEALELKTQMVEKGIKPDVYTYTTLLSAFVKAKKDELAMEVFEEMRAAGCKPNICTFNALIKMYGDRGKFAEMEKVFKEIRVCNYSPDIVTWNTLLAIFGQNGLDSEVSGVFKEMKRAGFVPERETFNTLISAYSRCGSFDQAMAIYQRTLEAGVTPDLSTYNAVLAALARGGLWEKSEKVLAEMKDGQCKPNEVTYSSLLHAYANAKEIERMNALAEKIYSGTIKPHAVLLKTLVLVNSKIDLLEETERAFFELRSRAISPDMTTLNAMLSIYGRKKMEDKTKEILNFMYESGLTLSLSMYNSLMYMYSRSEDFQKSEKILREIVEKGIKPDIVSYNTVIYAYCRNGRMVEAKRIFREMKDPAPVPDAVTYNTFVATYAANSMFAEAIDVVRQMMKQGCKPNQKTYNAIVDWYCKLNLRDEANSFAQNLCNLDPHISEEDKCRLLERIAKKWS